A section of the Salminus brasiliensis chromosome 10, fSalBra1.hap2, whole genome shotgun sequence genome encodes:
- the srrm1 gene encoding serine/arginine repetitive matrix protein 1 isoform X1: MDAGFFRGTSAEQDNRFSNKHKKLLKQLKFAECLEKKVDMTKVNLEVIKPWITQRVTEILGFEDDVVIEFVFNQLEEKNPDSKMMQINLTGFLNGKNAREFMKDLWPLLLSAQENIAGIPSAFLEQKKEEIKQRQIEQEKLASLKKMDEVKRDKESKERAQSKSPKRRKSRSPVKRERKRSHSRSPRRKPSPAASPPSSPPNDKDEPQPEPDQSESSKAEPLIQEASSTSDLVGEVKPDSVSENVKEASPEKPAKTEEKPKARDRDREKDGRRDRPRHRSRSRSPRSRRRHRSRSRSYSPRRKPSPRRRMSPRRRSPPRRPPPPRHRRSRSPVRRRRSRSRSSSGSSSSRSPHKRPVKQRSVTPPRKQPRHAEPSSSPPRRRRSPAGPDASPSGSKRRAGGRNESPSPAPKPRRSDISESEEDKVGKGAAADSVQQRRQYRRQNQQSSSETGSSSSSSEDEGPKRQGRGPAARNGEIRRRRSHSPASPRRRHRDPSPRKRRSPSPRRHRSPSPARRRRSPSPAPRRRSPSPHPPRRRSPSPRRYSPPIQRRYSPSPPPGQKRRPSVSPPSKRRASRSPKRSRGSPVKRRSPPSSASPPPRHRRSPLLLPAARQGRDSRSSPAPGHAARGSSSPQSRYPPSSSSPQRRQQSPARNRPIRRVSRTPEPRKTQRSSPSPRPVRRPASRSRSASPPPFPAASASASGAQKRPAPASASPSPSPTRSASGSPPPPAKKASSASPSPSPNKTSDVDGGKKKKKKKEKKHKKEKKHKKHKKHKKEKGGAGPAGDGQESAHVEGDPESDQKKESESEVEDSLDDLEKHLREKALRSMRKAQMSPSQS; encoded by the exons AATCCGGACAGTAAGATGATGCAGATCAACTTGACTGGCTTTCTGAACGGAAAGAACGCTCGCGAGTTCATGAAGGACCTCTGGCCTCTGCTGCTTAGCGCCCAGGAGAACATCGCCGGCATCCCATCTGCCTTCCTGGagcagaagaaggaggagatCAAGCAGAGACAG ATTGAACAGGAGAAACTGGCCTCTTTAAAGAAGATGGACGAAGTTAAGAGAGATAAGGAGAGCAAAGAGAGGGCTCAGTCTAAGAGCCCGAAACG GAGGAAGTCTCGTTCCCCAGTGAAGCGAGAAAGGAAACGTAGTCACTCACGTTCTCCTCGTCGCAAGCCCAGTCCTGCTGCCTCGCCCCCTTCAAGCCCACCAAATGACAAAGATGAACCTCAGCCAGAACCTGATCAATCGGAGAGCTCTAAAGCAGAACCACTGATTCAGGAGGCTTCATCTACCAG TGACCTTGTGGGGGAGGTGAAACCAGATTCTGTGTCCGAGAACGTCAAGGAAGCCTCTCCAGAGAAGCCAGCAAAGACGGAGGAAAAGCCTAAAGCACGAGACCGAGACCGGGAGAAGGATGGGCGGCGTGATCGCCCACGCCACCGTTCCAGATCTCGCTCACCACGTTCCCGGCGACGCCACAGGTCCCGATCCAG GTCCTACTCTCCTCGACGCAAACCAAGCCCACGTAGGCGCATGTCGCCAAGACGCAGGAGCCCTCCCAGACGGCCTCCTCCCCCCAGACACAGACGCAGCCGCTCACCTGTACGCAG ACGTCGATCTCGTTCTCGATCGTCTTCAGGCAGCTCTTCTTCACGCTCACCCCATAAGAGACCAGTAAAGCAAAGGTCAGTCACGCCACCCAGAAAACAGCCGCGACACGCTGAGCCGTCCTCCAGCCCGCCCAGGAGACGCCGCAGCCCTGCAGGCCCTGATGCCAGCCCCTCAG GATCGAAGCGGCGAGCTGGTGGACGTAACGAGTCTCCATCACCTGCTCCTAAACCCAGACGATCAGACATATCAGAATCGG AGGAGGATAAGGTGGGGAAGGGGGCTGCGGCCGATTCTGTCCAGCAGCGACGGCAGTATCGCAGGCAGAATCAGCAGTCGTCTTCAG AAACTggatcatcctcatcatcctctgAAGATGAGGGACCCAAGAGGCAGGGCAGAGGGCCTGCAGCCAGGAACGGTGAGATCAGGAGGAGGCGGAGCCACTCGCCAGCATCCCCTAGGAGACGACACAGGGATCCATCCCCAAG aAAAAGACGATCTCCATCACCACGGCGCCATCGCTCCCCTTCCCCAGCCAGGCGGCGCAGATCTCCGTCTCCTGCACCCAGACGCAG GTCCCCCTCTCCACATCCTCCTCGCCGCCGATCCCCATCCCCAAGGCGTTACTCACCTCCCATTCAGCGCCGCTACAGCCCCTCTCCTCCACCGGGCCAGAAAAGACGGCCCTCCGTATCACCTCCCTCCAAACGGCGAGCTTCTCGGTCACCTAAGCGCAGCCGTGGCAGTCCGGTAAAGAGGCGCAGCCCGCCCTCATCTGCCTCCCCTCCTCCTCGCCACCGGAGGAGCCCCCTCTTGCTCCCTGCGGCTCGGCAGGGAAGGGACTCTCGCTCTTCTCCGGCTCCGGGCCACGCAGCCCGAGGGTCGTCTAGCCCGCAGTCTAGGTACCCACCCTCTAGCTCTTCCCCACAAAGACGACAGCAGTCTCCTGCCCGTAACCGACCCATCCGCAGGGTGTCCCGCACGCCAGAGCCACGCAAGACACAAAG AAGCTCTCCGAGCCCCCGGCCAGTGAGGAGACCTGCATCTCGCTCACGCTCCGCCTCTCCCCCACCTTTCCCAGCCGCCTCAGCTTCTGCTTCTGGAGCACAAAAGCGCCCAGCTCCTGCCTCGGcatccccctctccctctcctacTCGTTCTGCGAGCGGCTCTCCGCCTCCTCCTGCCAAGAAGGCCAGCAGCGCTTCTCCAAGCCCCTCCCCAAACAAG ACCTCTGACGTAGACGgagggaagaaaaagaagaagaagaaggagaagaaacacaagaaagagaaaaaacacaaaaagcacAAGAAGCATAAGAAGGAGAAGGGCGGCGCAGGGCCGGCAGGCGACGGGCAGGAAAGCGCCCATGTTGAGGGAGATCCTGAATCTGATCAGAAAAAG GAATCAGAGAGTGAAGTAGAGGACAGTCTGGATGACCTTGAGAAGCACCTGAGGGAGAAAGCCCTGCGCTCCATGAGGAAAGCCCAGATGTCCCCGTCCCAGTCCTGA
- the srrm1 gene encoding serine/arginine repetitive matrix protein 1 isoform X2, with protein sequence MDAGFFRGTSAEQDNRFSNKHKKLLKQLKFAECLEKKVDMTKVNLEVIKPWITQRVTEILGFEDDVVIEFVFNQLEEKNPDSKMMQINLTGFLNGKNAREFMKDLWPLLLSAQENIAGIPSAFLEQKKEEIKQRQIEQEKLASLKKMDEVKRDKESKERAQSKSPKRRKSRSPVKRERKRSHSRSPRRKPSPAASPPSSPPNDKDEPQPEPDQSESSKAEPLIQEASSTSDLVGEVKPDSVSENVKEASPEKPAKTEEKPKARDRDREKDGRRDRPRHRSRSRSPRSRRRHRSRSRSYSPRRKPSPRRRMSPRRRSPPRRPPPPRHRRSRSPVRRRRSRSRSSSGSSSSRSPHKRPVKQRSVTPPRKQPRHAEPSSSPPRRRRSPAGPDASPSGSKRRAGGRNESPSPAPKPRRSDISESEEDKVGKGAAADSVQQRRQYRRQNQQSSSETGSSSSSSEDEGPKRQGRGPAARNGEIRRRRSHSPASPRRRHRDPSPRKRRSPSPRRHRSPSPARRRRSPSPAPRRRSPSPHPPRRRSPSPRRYSPPIQRRYSPSPPPGQKRRPSVSPPSKRRASRSPKRSRGSPVKRRSPPSSASPPPRHRRSPLLLPAARQGRDSRSSPAPGHAARGSSSPQSRYPPSSSSPQRRQQSPARNRPIRRVSRTPEPRKTQRSSPSPRPVRRPASRSRSASPPPFPAASASASGAQKRPAPASASPSPSPTRSASGSPPPPAKKASSASPSPSPNKTSDVDGGKKKKKKKEKKHKKEKKHKKHKKHKKEKGGAGPAGDGQESAHVEGDPESDQKKRVK encoded by the exons AATCCGGACAGTAAGATGATGCAGATCAACTTGACTGGCTTTCTGAACGGAAAGAACGCTCGCGAGTTCATGAAGGACCTCTGGCCTCTGCTGCTTAGCGCCCAGGAGAACATCGCCGGCATCCCATCTGCCTTCCTGGagcagaagaaggaggagatCAAGCAGAGACAG ATTGAACAGGAGAAACTGGCCTCTTTAAAGAAGATGGACGAAGTTAAGAGAGATAAGGAGAGCAAAGAGAGGGCTCAGTCTAAGAGCCCGAAACG GAGGAAGTCTCGTTCCCCAGTGAAGCGAGAAAGGAAACGTAGTCACTCACGTTCTCCTCGTCGCAAGCCCAGTCCTGCTGCCTCGCCCCCTTCAAGCCCACCAAATGACAAAGATGAACCTCAGCCAGAACCTGATCAATCGGAGAGCTCTAAAGCAGAACCACTGATTCAGGAGGCTTCATCTACCAG TGACCTTGTGGGGGAGGTGAAACCAGATTCTGTGTCCGAGAACGTCAAGGAAGCCTCTCCAGAGAAGCCAGCAAAGACGGAGGAAAAGCCTAAAGCACGAGACCGAGACCGGGAGAAGGATGGGCGGCGTGATCGCCCACGCCACCGTTCCAGATCTCGCTCACCACGTTCCCGGCGACGCCACAGGTCCCGATCCAG GTCCTACTCTCCTCGACGCAAACCAAGCCCACGTAGGCGCATGTCGCCAAGACGCAGGAGCCCTCCCAGACGGCCTCCTCCCCCCAGACACAGACGCAGCCGCTCACCTGTACGCAG ACGTCGATCTCGTTCTCGATCGTCTTCAGGCAGCTCTTCTTCACGCTCACCCCATAAGAGACCAGTAAAGCAAAGGTCAGTCACGCCACCCAGAAAACAGCCGCGACACGCTGAGCCGTCCTCCAGCCCGCCCAGGAGACGCCGCAGCCCTGCAGGCCCTGATGCCAGCCCCTCAG GATCGAAGCGGCGAGCTGGTGGACGTAACGAGTCTCCATCACCTGCTCCTAAACCCAGACGATCAGACATATCAGAATCGG AGGAGGATAAGGTGGGGAAGGGGGCTGCGGCCGATTCTGTCCAGCAGCGACGGCAGTATCGCAGGCAGAATCAGCAGTCGTCTTCAG AAACTggatcatcctcatcatcctctgAAGATGAGGGACCCAAGAGGCAGGGCAGAGGGCCTGCAGCCAGGAACGGTGAGATCAGGAGGAGGCGGAGCCACTCGCCAGCATCCCCTAGGAGACGACACAGGGATCCATCCCCAAG aAAAAGACGATCTCCATCACCACGGCGCCATCGCTCCCCTTCCCCAGCCAGGCGGCGCAGATCTCCGTCTCCTGCACCCAGACGCAG GTCCCCCTCTCCACATCCTCCTCGCCGCCGATCCCCATCCCCAAGGCGTTACTCACCTCCCATTCAGCGCCGCTACAGCCCCTCTCCTCCACCGGGCCAGAAAAGACGGCCCTCCGTATCACCTCCCTCCAAACGGCGAGCTTCTCGGTCACCTAAGCGCAGCCGTGGCAGTCCGGTAAAGAGGCGCAGCCCGCCCTCATCTGCCTCCCCTCCTCCTCGCCACCGGAGGAGCCCCCTCTTGCTCCCTGCGGCTCGGCAGGGAAGGGACTCTCGCTCTTCTCCGGCTCCGGGCCACGCAGCCCGAGGGTCGTCTAGCCCGCAGTCTAGGTACCCACCCTCTAGCTCTTCCCCACAAAGACGACAGCAGTCTCCTGCCCGTAACCGACCCATCCGCAGGGTGTCCCGCACGCCAGAGCCACGCAAGACACAAAG AAGCTCTCCGAGCCCCCGGCCAGTGAGGAGACCTGCATCTCGCTCACGCTCCGCCTCTCCCCCACCTTTCCCAGCCGCCTCAGCTTCTGCTTCTGGAGCACAAAAGCGCCCAGCTCCTGCCTCGGcatccccctctccctctcctacTCGTTCTGCGAGCGGCTCTCCGCCTCCTCCTGCCAAGAAGGCCAGCAGCGCTTCTCCAAGCCCCTCCCCAAACAAG ACCTCTGACGTAGACGgagggaagaaaaagaagaagaagaaggagaagaaacacaagaaagagaaaaaacacaaaaagcacAAGAAGCATAAGAAGGAGAAGGGCGGCGCAGGGCCGGCAGGCGACGGGCAGGAAAGCGCCCATGTTGAGGGAGATCCTGAATCTGATCAGAAAAAG AGAGTGAAGTAG
- the clic4 gene encoding chloride intracellular channel protein 4, with product MSLSVPQNGRGENEPVIELFVKAGSDGESIGNCPFSQRLFMILWLKGVVFNVTTVDLKRKPADLQNLAPGTHPPFITFNGEVKTDVNKIEEFLEDVLSPPKYSKLGARHPESNTAGMDIFAKFSAYIKNSKPDANEALERGLLKTLQKLDEYLRSPLPDEIDHNSMDDIKVSSRKFLDGDDMTLADCNLLPKLHIVKVVAKKYRGFEIPKDMNGIWGYLSNAYTREEFTNTCPSDKEIEIAYADVAKRLVK from the exons ATGTCTCTGTCGGTGCCACAAAACGGCCGAGGAGAAAACGAGCCCGTTATCGAGCTTTTCGTGAAG GCGGGCAGTGATGGGGAGAGTATAGGAAATTGCCCATTCTCCCAGCGTCTCTTCATGATCCTCTGGCTGAAGGGCGTGGTCTTCAACGTCACCACTGTTGACCTAAAGAG AAAACCGGCAGATCTTCAGAATTTAGCTCCAGGAACACACCCTCCTTTCATCACATTTAATGGGGAGGTGAAGACCGACGTCAACAAGATCGAAGAGTTTCTGGAGGATGTTCTCAGTCCACCCAA GTACTCCAAACTCGGCGCCAGACACCCGGAGTCCAACACGGCCGGAATGGATATATTCGCCAAATTCTCTGCTTATATCAAAAACTCCAAACCAGATGCCAATGAAG CTCTGGAGCGAGGCCTGCTCAAGACTCTCCAGAAACTTGATGAGTACCTGCGCTCGCCACTGCCCGACGAGATCGACCACAACAGCATGGACGACATCAAGGTGTCCAGCCGCAAGTTTCTGGATGGAGATGATATGACCCTGGCCGACTGCAACCTGCTGCCCAAACTGCACATCGTCAAG GTGGTGGCTAAGAAATACAGAGGCTTCGAGATCCCTAAAGACATGAACGGTATCTGGGGCTACCTGAGCAACGCATACACGCGCGAAGAGTTCACCAACACCTGCCCCAGCGACAAGGAGATTGAGATTGCTTACGCCGACGTAGCCAAGAGGCTGGTCAAATAA